The following proteins are co-located in the Manihot esculenta cultivar AM560-2 chromosome 7, M.esculenta_v8, whole genome shotgun sequence genome:
- the LOC110619344 gene encoding uncharacterized protein LOC110619344 — protein MAKSYKAHSLIPFFLLISLSILSSSSARLLHDSFPQNLAASEPAFNLALPSDNVIDASPENPSEKDESKHVNVPCELESDENKDKNSDVKVGARLAGKYGPTLLNMLPKGSVPNSGPSKGSNDINN, from the coding sequence ATGGCGAAATCCTACAAAGCCCATAGTCTAATACCGTTTTTCCTTCTCATTTCTCTCTCCATTCTTTCATCTTCTTCAGCTAGGTTATTGCACGACTCTTTCCCACAGAACCTAGCAGCATCCGAACCAGCCTTCAATCTTGCACTTCCTAGTGATAATGTTATTGATGCATCGCCGGAGAACCCATCGGAGAAAGATGAATCGAAGCATGTTAATGTACCATGTGAACTGGAATCCGACGAGAACAAGGACAAGAACTCTGATGTGAAAGTGGGGGCAAGACTGGCCGGAAAGTATGGACCAACGCTTCTGAATATGCTTCCAAAGGGATCAGTTCCAAACTCTGGACCAAGCAAAGGAAGCAACGACATAAACAACTAG